One window of Falsibacillus pallidus genomic DNA carries:
- a CDS encoding patatin-like phospholipase family protein — translation MFLSDLGLVLEGGGMRGVYTAGVLECFLENDIEFPYVVGVSAGACNAASFLSKQKGRNKQVNIGFIRDPKYISWRNYWRDRELFGMDYIFDEIPNKIVPFDYNAFFQNEAEFVIGATDCMTGDAVYLHKHDYAENLLSAIRASSSLPFVAKEIHFKNKILLDGGISDPIPIKKAQNDGYTRNVVVLTRNKGYLKKPSRFNFLVKKKYPHYTGLMKAMMERYEKYNQTIALLEEEETKGNTIIIRPNEPLKVSRVERNPKKLESLYLQGYDDAQEKIESIKAFSKKEIVSAY, via the coding sequence ATGTTTCTATCTGACCTTGGTCTCGTCCTTGAAGGCGGAGGGATGAGAGGTGTTTATACTGCAGGCGTTCTGGAATGTTTTCTCGAAAATGATATAGAGTTTCCTTACGTAGTGGGAGTTTCGGCAGGGGCATGCAATGCAGCTTCTTTTCTTTCTAAACAAAAAGGAAGAAATAAACAGGTGAACATTGGTTTCATTAGAGATCCCAAATATATCTCTTGGAGAAATTATTGGAGAGACCGAGAGTTATTCGGGATGGATTATATTTTTGACGAAATACCAAATAAAATCGTTCCATTCGATTATAATGCCTTCTTTCAAAATGAGGCAGAATTTGTGATTGGGGCTACAGACTGCATGACTGGAGACGCAGTTTATCTGCATAAACACGATTACGCAGAAAACCTTCTTTCAGCTATACGTGCTTCAAGTTCTCTTCCTTTTGTAGCCAAGGAGATTCATTTTAAAAATAAGATTTTGCTGGACGGTGGGATCAGTGATCCGATTCCAATCAAAAAAGCGCAAAATGATGGATATACCAGGAATGTTGTGGTGCTGACAAGAAATAAGGGATATCTAAAGAAACCTTCTAGATTCAACTTCTTAGTAAAGAAAAAATATCCTCACTATACGGGCTTAATGAAAGCAATGATGGAGCGCTATGAAAAGTATAATCAAACGATTGCTCTCCTTGAGGAAGAAGAGACTAAGGGAAATACCATTATTATTCGTCCGAACGAGCCCTTGAAGGTCAGCAGGGTGGAACGGAACCCTAAAAAACTGGAGAGTCTATATTTGCAAGGATACGACGATGCTCAAGAAAAAATTGAGTCCATTAAGGCTTTTTCAAAAAAAGAAATAGTATCTGCCTACTAG